From the Solirubrobacterales bacterium genome, the window ATCACGGCGAGACGGAGAGCAAGGTCCACCTGGTCACGAACCGGAAAAATGGTGGCCAGGGCCAGCAGGCCACCGGTGGCGAAACAGATGGCCGCCACGGTCCGGGGCTGCCACAGGGGAACGATCCGGGTGCTGCCTCTCGCGGTTTGCGGGGCGTCTGTCATCGGTCGATTCTCTCAGGCCGAGACGGGCCGGGCATCATGCCTCCTGACCCGATTCGGACCGTACCGAACCGGCCGGCATGGAAGGATGGATCGATGCCGAACCTTCTGGCCGGATCCTCCAGTCCGTACCTGCTTCAACACCAGGACAATCCGGTCGCGTGGCATCCCTGGGGGTCGGAGGCGCTGGCCCTGGCCCGGGAACTGGATCGTCCGGTCCTGCTCTCGATCGGCTACGCAGCCTGCCACTGGTGCCACGTGATGGAACGGGAGTCCTTCGAGGATGCTGCAACCGCCCGCTACATGAACGAGCACTTCGTTCCGGTCAAGGTGGACCGCGAGGAACGGCCCGACCTCGATGCGATCTACATCGAGGCGGTCCAGATGATCACCGGCCAGGGTGGCTGGCCGCTCACCGTCTTTCTCGACCCGGACGGGGTGCCGTTTCACGGCGGCACCTACTTCCCGCCGGAACCGGCACCGGGAATGCCGAGCTTCCGCCAGGTGATGGAGGCGGTGATCCGGGCCTGGAACGACAAGCGGGAAGAGATCCGTGGCCAGGCCGGGAACGTCAGGGCCCGGCTCGGGGCGATCTCGCTGATCAGTCCCCGGGAAGGGGATCTCGACCCCGCCGAGGTCGATGCGCGGACGGTGAGCCTGCTCGAGCTGATCGACCCGGAGAACGGCGGTTTCGGGGCCGCCCCCAAGTTCCCGCCGGCGTCGGCCCTTGACTTCCTGCTGGCCCGGGGAGAGAGCGACCCGGTTGAGCGCACCCTCGACCGGATGGCAGCCGGCGGCATCAACGACCAGATCGGCGGCGGTTTCGCCCGCTACGCGGTGGACGCGGAGTGGCTGGTTCCCCATTTCGAAAAGATGCTGAGCGACAACGCGCTCCTCGCCCGGACCTACCTTCACGGTTTCCAGAACCTCGGACACCAACGCTACCGGCGGATCTGTGAACAGACGATCGAGTGGGCACTCCGCGAGATGCGCGATCCGGCCGGGGGCTTCTACAGCTCGCTCGATGCGGACTCCGATGGTGAGGAGGGGCGCTTCTACACCTGGACCCCGACCGAACTGGCAGAGGTTCTGGGCGACCGGGCGGAGGCTGCTGCGGTCGCCTTCGGTGTGTCCGCGGAAGGTAACTTCGAGGGCCGTAGCGTCCTGCATGTGCCGTCCGGGACTCCGCGGGGCGAGCTCGGCGACCTGGAGGCGATCGGCAGGGACCTGCTCGCAGCCCGGAACCGGCGGGTCCGGCCCGGGCTTGACGACAAGGTGCTCTGCGCATGGAACGCGCTGATGATCTCGGCCCTCGCCGAAGCGGGAGCCGTACTCGAACGGGACGATCTGGTCGAGGCGGCAGCCGACTGCGCCTCATTCATCTGGGAGGAGATGCGGGGACCGCAGGGCGCCCTGTTTCGAAGCTGGCGCCAGGGGCGAGCAACCCTGAACGGATACCTCGAGGACTACGCCTTCCTGGTGGAGGCGCTGCTGGAGCTCTACCAGGCGAGCCTCGAACCGATCTGGTTCGAGCGGGCCCGGGCTCTGGCCGAGAGCATGATCGACCGGTTCGCCGATCCCGACCGGGGCGGTTTCTTCACCACCTCCCATGACCATGAGGATCTGATCGCCAGACGCAAGGATGTGGGTGACCATCCGATTCCCTCCGGGAACGCCTCGGCCGCGCTCGGGCTGTTGAAGCTGTATGCCCTGTCCGGGGAGCGGAAATACCTGCGCTACGCCGAGGGGGTGCTGAAGCTGCTGGCCCCGGCCAGCGCCCGCCAGCCGGACGCCTTCGGTCATCTGCTCCAGGCGCTGGCGCTGTACCACGCCGGACCGACCGAACTCGCGGTGGTTGTTCCCCGGAGGGAGGCCGACGACCGGCCCGTCCGGGAAGCCGACGTGGCGGCGCTGCTCGGGGTCGCCCGCGAGTCCTATCGTCCGGGCCTCGTTCTGGCCGGCGGACCGGCCGGGAGCGAGTCACCGGAGTTGCTGGCCGGACGGGATGCGATCGGTGATCGCCCCACCGGCTATCTCTGTCGGCAGTTCGCCTGCCAGGCACCGGTGACCGACCCGTCCGATCTCCGGATTCAACTCGATTCGCCCTGATCCCTTGCATCCATCCGCGGAAGCCGCTATAACTTACTCAGAGTAAGTTACTGGCTAAAAGTAAAGTAACTGGCCGCTAAGCACCAGCTAAACGGGGAACAGCGGTTACAAATCCGGAAAATGGGAAGCGTGAGTACCGTGACCGTCAAGACCGAAGTCAGCCGATTTCACATCCACGACGAACTGACCGCGCCGGACGAGAGCGCGCCGATCCTGAAGAGCATCCAGCTCGGCGGCCGTCAGGTGAACAAGCTGGTCGGGGTCCTGGCCGGCTCTCCCGCTGTGCTTCGCGCCTACACCCGGATGCGGGCCGAGCTCGCCCAGGGTTCGCTTCCCCGCGACACCAGGATGAGGATCGCGCTGGCGGTGGCCGAGCACCGCGGCGACAGCTACAGCGTGGTGCTGTACGCCAAACAGGCCCGATCCGCCGGAATGGGTCTCGACGAGGTGTCGAGAGCCCGCAGCTTCGCCTCATCGGATGAACGGGAGCAGGCCCTGCTCACCTACCTGAAGGCCGCCCTCGAAGCCGAGGGTGACCCACCCATCTACCTGCACGAGGAGGCCCGGGAGGCCGGCTGGGACGATGAGCAGATCCTCGAGGCCCTGGCCCACGTGGCCCTGGGTGAGTTTCAGAGTGTGATGGCCGCTGCGGCGGCTCTCCCAAAGGATCAGGCGACCCCAAGGGTGCTGCCCAACGCCGCCTGATCAACCCCCCGAGTGGGCCGGATCCTCCCCCTCCGGCCCCCTCTCTCCCCAGCGAAAGGGGCGGCCTTCGGGTCGCCCCTTCTGCTTGGCGGAAGCGGCCGGGTCGGGAACTACTTGCCGCGACGAACGACTGCGGTGCGGACTCGCCCGACTCCGGTTGAGGTCATCCTGATCGCGTCGCTGGCAGCAAGAGTGAGATCCCAGGACCGACCGTAGCCGTACGGACCACGGTCGATCACGGTGGTCATGACGTACCGGCCCCGGTAGCCGATCAGGACCTTCGATCCACAGGGAAGCGTCTTGTGGGCAACTCCCATCATTCCCGGACGCAGCACCTTGCCGCAAGCGGTGCGGTTGCCCCAGAAACCCGGTCCGTACCAGGTGGCCACGGACACCGGCATGCTGCGAACCATCTTCCGGGCTGTACCCCGGGTCACCACTCCGCTGGTCTCGATGTTGCTGTTGCGCTGAAACCGGCGGACGGCATGAGTCGTGGGACGGTCGAAGCTCTCGCTGAGGGAGCTTCGACGCAGCAGGGACTTGGAACGGACGATGCTCTTCAGCACCCTCACGTCGGGACCGACCATTCCTTCCTTCAGGACCCGGTTGCCGAAGCGGGCGGCGGCGGTCGGGTCGGACGGCTTGACCGGCTCCGGGCGTTCAAGGGTGAGCCCGCCACCGGCAGCGGCAGGGTCGGCACCCGGCAGGGAGAGGCCGAACGCGGCCAGGGCCAGGGCCGCGAGCAGAGCAGTCTTCGATTGGCGCAGCGAGAAGCGGAAAAGCATTCCTTCGTCTCTCTTTCGGTCGCTTGCGGGGTT encodes:
- a CDS encoding peptidoglycan-binding protein codes for the protein MLFRFSLRQSKTALLAALALAAFGLSLPGADPAAAGGGLTLERPEPVKPSDPTAAARFGNRVLKEGMVGPDVRVLKSIVRSKSLLRRSSLSESFDRPTTHAVRRFQRNSNIETSGVVTRGTARKMVRSMPVSVATWYGPGFWGNRTACGKVLRPGMMGVAHKTLPCGSKVLIGYRGRYVMTTVIDRGPYGYGRSWDLTLAASDAIRMTSTGVGRVRTAVVRRGK
- a CDS encoding carboxymuconolactone decarboxylase family protein, yielding MSTVTVKTEVSRFHIHDELTAPDESAPILKSIQLGGRQVNKLVGVLAGSPAVLRAYTRMRAELAQGSLPRDTRMRIALAVAEHRGDSYSVVLYAKQARSAGMGLDEVSRARSFASSDEREQALLTYLKAALEAEGDPPIYLHEEAREAGWDDEQILEALAHVALGEFQSVMAAAAALPKDQATPRVLPNAA
- a CDS encoding thioredoxin domain-containing protein — protein: MPNLLAGSSSPYLLQHQDNPVAWHPWGSEALALARELDRPVLLSIGYAACHWCHVMERESFEDAATARYMNEHFVPVKVDREERPDLDAIYIEAVQMITGQGGWPLTVFLDPDGVPFHGGTYFPPEPAPGMPSFRQVMEAVIRAWNDKREEIRGQAGNVRARLGAISLISPREGDLDPAEVDARTVSLLELIDPENGGFGAAPKFPPASALDFLLARGESDPVERTLDRMAAGGINDQIGGGFARYAVDAEWLVPHFEKMLSDNALLARTYLHGFQNLGHQRYRRICEQTIEWALREMRDPAGGFYSSLDADSDGEEGRFYTWTPTELAEVLGDRAEAAAVAFGVSAEGNFEGRSVLHVPSGTPRGELGDLEAIGRDLLAARNRRVRPGLDDKVLCAWNALMISALAEAGAVLERDDLVEAAADCASFIWEEMRGPQGALFRSWRQGRATLNGYLEDYAFLVEALLELYQASLEPIWFERARALAESMIDRFADPDRGGFFTTSHDHEDLIARRKDVGDHPIPSGNASAALGLLKLYALSGERKYLRYAEGVLKLLAPASARQPDAFGHLLQALALYHAGPTELAVVVPRREADDRPVREADVAALLGVARESYRPGLVLAGGPAGSESPELLAGRDAIGDRPTGYLCRQFACQAPVTDPSDLRIQLDSP